A genomic stretch from Sphingobacterium sp. ML3W includes:
- a CDS encoding MraY family glycosyltransferase — MKLVLILIAGLIAMLLSRIFIPFIILVTYKKRLFDPVDARKQHHGIVPRLGGVAFAPIQCCVLVMSLVIMIKVINMDLGLESWAILPSFMLLLCGLFILFIVGIGDDLIGINYKWKFLVQIVVACFFPLSGLWINDLYGVAFISELSPWIGIPFTVFMVVLIINAINLIDGLDGLCSGVVGVGCIVLGILFSYYGAWIHALFAFIAVGVLAPFFFINVYGVTRRRRQIFMGDTGSMTLGYSIAFLAISFAMNNTYIKPLSESAIVVAFSILIVPLFDVARVICIRWRRGKPLFKPDRSHLHHYLLEMGMSHRTTMVSILLLTLFYCVFNIIMVQLISNNLVVLADLLIWILFLKGYRLMEKTKETDKRKISKEKLTRSTQISNILKSN; from the coding sequence ATGAAGTTGGTTTTGATTCTTATTGCTGGACTAATAGCAATGCTGCTGAGTAGGATTTTTATTCCTTTCATAATTCTTGTAACCTATAAAAAGCGTTTGTTTGATCCGGTTGATGCAAGGAAGCAGCACCATGGGATTGTTCCTCGTCTCGGAGGAGTAGCTTTTGCACCCATTCAATGCTGTGTATTAGTCATGTCTTTGGTCATTATGATCAAGGTTATCAATATGGATCTTGGCCTAGAATCATGGGCGATATTACCAAGTTTCATGCTGCTGCTCTGTGGTCTATTCATTCTTTTTATTGTGGGAATAGGTGATGACTTGATTGGCATAAATTACAAGTGGAAGTTTCTTGTCCAGATTGTGGTCGCCTGCTTTTTTCCCTTATCAGGGCTATGGATCAATGATTTGTATGGTGTTGCATTTATTTCGGAGCTTTCACCTTGGATTGGTATTCCCTTTACTGTTTTTATGGTTGTACTAATTATCAACGCGATTAATTTGATCGACGGATTGGATGGGCTCTGTTCCGGTGTGGTTGGTGTCGGTTGTATTGTACTGGGGATTTTGTTTAGCTATTATGGTGCATGGATACACGCTCTGTTTGCATTTATCGCAGTAGGAGTGCTCGCCCCGTTTTTCTTTATTAATGTCTATGGGGTGACCCGTCGCCGGCGACAAATATTTATGGGTGATACTGGTAGCATGACTTTAGGCTATTCTATTGCATTTCTAGCTATAAGTTTCGCAATGAACAATACCTATATCAAACCTCTTTCAGAAAGTGCAATCGTCGTGGCTTTTTCAATCTTGATCGTACCCCTGTTTGACGTAGCTCGAGTTATCTGCATACGTTGGAGAAGAGGGAAACCACTCTTTAAACCTGATCGTAGTCACTTACATCACTATCTATTGGAGATGGGGATGAGCCACCGAACAACGATGGTTTCAATCTTATTGCTCACATTATTTTACTGTGTATTCAATATAATCATGGTACAGCTGATCAGTAATAACCTAGTGGTCTTGGCAGATCTCCTGATCTGGATACTTTTTCTCAAAGGATACCGCTTAATGGAAAAGACAAAGGAAACTGATAAAAGAAAAATTTCGAAAGAAAAGCTGACCCGCAGTACACAAATATCAAATATTTTAAAATCTAATTGA
- a CDS encoding acyltransferase has protein sequence MKTTLMDGSEIVGNYSYQSGEVNKDQSAVKYQYIDSIRGIAILMVVLVHTMVGIQNLDRVTDVFAKYCQMGVQLFFVASAYTLCLSTKNRSHEKRPLRNYAIRRVFRITPIYWLGILLYFFISYLGVYNLAFFDIRNYTALNLLANFLFLHGFLPSANNTIVPGGWSIATEMTFYLLFPMIFKFTSRFINSYSKIFLFVAMGIIVAQGLVQLFSWNGLYLANNTFLYFNIANQLPCFFIGIAYFFYLKLGEAKYSWYLDLFGCCFLTIACLLLWYLKIGYLFSWIPVISSLSFVFLIELFRKNKGLNIRLLGEIGRVSFSMYLFHFLFAFGLDFLPLSWRSYGVFSLAFYFLLVVLSSYLVAKISFVTVEKPFIGLGKKLIDSIGR, from the coding sequence ATGAAAACAACATTAATGGATGGCTCTGAGATTGTGGGGAATTATTCCTACCAGTCGGGAGAAGTCAATAAAGATCAGTCAGCAGTAAAATATCAATACATAGACAGTATTAGGGGGATCGCCATTCTGATGGTTGTGCTAGTTCATACGATGGTTGGGATTCAAAACCTTGATCGGGTGACAGACGTGTTCGCAAAATATTGTCAGATGGGAGTACAGTTGTTTTTCGTAGCCTCAGCTTATACACTTTGTCTTTCTACTAAAAATAGAAGCCATGAAAAAAGGCCTTTACGGAATTATGCGATTCGTCGCGTATTTCGAATTACTCCAATCTATTGGCTGGGAATTCTGCTGTATTTTTTTATTTCTTATTTGGGCGTTTATAATCTAGCATTCTTTGATATCAGGAATTACACAGCCTTAAATTTGTTGGCTAATTTTTTATTTCTACATGGATTTTTGCCTTCAGCCAATAATACGATCGTGCCGGGAGGATGGTCTATAGCAACTGAGATGACTTTCTATTTGCTGTTTCCAATGATATTTAAGTTTACAAGCCGTTTTATCAACTCATATAGCAAGATCTTTCTTTTTGTAGCGATGGGTATTATTGTTGCACAGGGTCTTGTCCAATTGTTTTCCTGGAATGGTTTATATCTGGCAAATAATACATTCTTGTATTTCAATATCGCAAATCAATTACCCTGTTTTTTTATTGGAATAGCATATTTCTTTTATTTAAAACTAGGTGAAGCGAAGTATAGCTGGTATTTGGATCTGTTTGGGTGCTGCTTTCTCACAATAGCTTGCCTTCTGCTGTGGTACCTGAAGATTGGCTATTTATTTTCATGGATTCCAGTAATTTCTAGTCTATCGTTTGTATTTCTCATAGAGCTATTTAGGAAGAATAAAGGGTTGAACATAAGGTTGTTGGGAGAAATAGGGAGAGTTTCTTTTTCGATGTATCTTTTTCATTTTCTTTTCGCGTTCGGACTTGATTTCTTGCCCTTAAGCTGGAGAAGTTACGGTGTGTTTTCTCTTGCCTTTTATTTTTTGCTTGTTGTTTTATCAAGCTATCTAGTTGCTAAAATCTCATTTGTAACCGTCGAAAAACCATTTATAGGTTTAGGCAAAAAGCTTATTGACAGCATTGGACGTTAG